A DNA window from Vibrio sp. CDRSL-10 TSBA contains the following coding sequences:
- a CDS encoding HAD-IB family hydrolase: MSQPLYVFDMDDTLIDGDCAMIWNEFLVDKGIATDPEFLNQDRYLMSLYARGEMDMEDYLDYVMQPLAALPVEQVHALVDECVDSRIMPRLFNEARDLIADLHAAHTTMLIISASVSFIVEAVAQRVGIAHALGIDMAVSNGHYSSEIVGVPSYREGKVARLEEWLLTHPQHLGEVHFFTDSINDLPLCQHADFAYLVNPCQRLAAHAGQPHWQVLSWGQA; this comes from the coding sequence ATGTCTCAACCCCTGTACGTGTTCGATATGGACGACACCTTAATCGACGGCGACTGCGCGATGATCTGGAATGAGTTTCTGGTCGATAAAGGCATCGCCACCGATCCGGAATTTCTTAATCAGGACCGCTATCTGATGTCACTCTACGCGCGCGGTGAGATGGATATGGAAGACTATCTCGACTACGTGATGCAGCCGCTCGCCGCTCTGCCGGTTGAACAGGTCCACGCGCTGGTGGATGAGTGTGTCGACAGCCGCATTATGCCGCGCCTGTTTAACGAAGCACGTGACCTGATTGCCGACTTACACGCCGCACACACCACCATGCTAATCATCTCAGCTTCGGTCAGTTTTATAGTCGAGGCGGTCGCGCAACGGGTCGGAATTGCCCATGCACTTGGCATCGATATGGCAGTCAGCAACGGTCATTACAGCAGCGAGATTGTCGGCGTGCCGAGTTATCGTGAGGGAAAAGTGGCGCGGTTAGAGGAGTGGTTACTTACTCACCCGCAACACCTTGGTGAAGTGCATTTTTTCACCGATTCGATCAACGATTTACCGCTGTGCCAGCACGCCGATTTCGCTTATCTGGTCAATCCGTGCCAGCGTCTGGCTGCACACGCCGGGCAGCCGCACTGGCAGGTACTGAGCTGGGGTCAGGCTTAA
- a CDS encoding LysR family transcriptional regulator: MLTRSDDLEILLAVIDSGSFSQAAEVLDVQVAKVSRAVSRIEQQLGMTILNRTTRRLDLTEEGRRFSETIRAGLQQLRQAEEEVVSRGELPKGKLRVDAASPFMLHQLVPLVREFHQAYPDIELELTSNEGYVDLLEKRTDVAIRIGKLNDSTLHARPLGKSPLFVVAAPDYLARHGFPATPSELRQHEIVGFTSPRALNVWPLQGSDYVEPTIACSSGETVRQLVLAGNGIGCLSGFMIHEDLAAGRLVTLLTSYRQLNSDRELVNAVYYKSSNVARRISAFIDFIQPKFTL; the protein is encoded by the coding sequence ATGCTGACCCGTTCTGATGATTTGGAAATCTTACTGGCGGTGATCGATAGCGGCAGTTTTTCTCAGGCTGCCGAAGTGCTGGATGTGCAGGTTGCCAAGGTGTCGCGCGCGGTGAGCCGGATTGAGCAGCAGCTCGGCATGACCATCTTAAACCGTACTACAAGGCGGCTGGATCTGACCGAAGAGGGGCGGCGCTTTAGTGAAACCATTCGTGCCGGATTGCAGCAATTGCGTCAGGCGGAAGAAGAGGTGGTGTCGCGCGGGGAACTGCCGAAAGGTAAGCTGCGCGTCGATGCGGCCAGCCCGTTTATGCTCCATCAACTGGTGCCGCTGGTGCGTGAATTTCATCAGGCCTATCCGGATATTGAGCTGGAACTGACCTCCAATGAAGGCTATGTCGACCTGCTGGAAAAGCGCACCGATGTGGCAATCCGGATTGGTAAACTCAATGATTCCACGCTGCATGCCCGGCCGCTGGGAAAAAGTCCGCTGTTTGTGGTCGCTGCGCCGGACTACCTTGCCCGGCACGGTTTCCCGGCGACGCCATCGGAGCTGCGACAGCATGAAATTGTCGGCTTCACCAGTCCGCGTGCGCTGAATGTCTGGCCGCTGCAGGGCAGTGATTACGTTGAGCCGACCATTGCCTGCAGCAGTGGAGAAACTGTGCGCCAGTTAGTGCTGGCCGGCAATGGTATCGGGTGCCTGTCCGGCTTTATGATTCATGAAGACTTGGCCGCCGGCCGTCTGGTGACTTTGCTGACATCGTACCGCCAACTGAATTCAGATCGTGAACTGGTCAACGCGGTGTATTACAAATCCTCTAACGTGGCGCGGCGCATATCGGCCTTTATCGATTTTATCCAGCCCAAATTTACCCTGTGA
- a CDS encoding ABC transporter permease subunit, whose protein sequence is MSSSTLSQTTTNAAKRSQPRAWQRFVPLAWLSPFALFFYLFQLAPMLWVTVNSFQVDDQWSLGNYREIFESGFILQGFSNSLWLALWSSLAGLAIAAVLVSSLRRVPGRLRDAVIAFTNMSSNFAGVPLAFAFIIILGTNGALTLLLKQYGLIDDFNLYGQWGLMAIYIYFQIPLAVLLLYPAFDALSDDWQAAAALLGARTWRYWAHIALPVLSPALLGTLIILIANAMGAYASVYALTSGNYNLITVRIASLVSGDLFLEPNLAAAISVLLMALLAAITLINQWLIARSYHATR, encoded by the coding sequence ATGAGCAGTTCCACTCTGAGCCAAACAACCACTAACGCTGCCAAACGCAGCCAACCCCGCGCCTGGCAACGCTTTGTGCCACTCGCCTGGCTGTCGCCGTTTGCACTGTTTTTCTATCTGTTCCAGCTGGCCCCGATGCTGTGGGTGACCGTCAACAGCTTTCAGGTCGACGATCAGTGGTCGCTCGGCAACTACCGGGAAATATTCGAATCCGGTTTTATCCTGCAGGGCTTTAGCAACAGCTTATGGCTGGCGCTGTGGTCGAGCCTGGCCGGGCTTGCCATCGCCGCTGTACTGGTCAGTTCGCTGCGCCGGGTACCGGGACGTTTGCGCGATGCAGTGATTGCGTTTACCAATATGAGCAGTAACTTTGCCGGTGTGCCGCTCGCCTTTGCCTTCATCATCATCCTCGGCACCAATGGCGCGCTGACCCTGCTGCTCAAACAATATGGCCTGATTGATGACTTTAATCTGTATGGTCAGTGGGGCCTGATGGCGATCTACATTTACTTTCAGATCCCGCTCGCGGTGCTGCTGCTCTATCCGGCTTTTGACGCCCTGAGCGATGATTGGCAGGCTGCGGCGGCGCTACTTGGCGCGCGGACCTGGCGCTACTGGGCGCACATTGCCCTGCCGGTATTGTCTCCGGCGCTGCTCGGCACCCTGATCATTCTGATTGCCAACGCCATGGGCGCGTATGCCAGTGTGTATGCCCTCACCTCCGGTAACTACAACCTGATCACCGTCCGTATCGCCAGCCTGGTGTCCGGCGATCTGTTTCTCGAACCGAATCTGGCGGCGGCCATTTCGGTGCTGCTGATGGCGCTGCTGGCTGCGATTACCCTGATTAACCAATGGCTGATTGCCCGGAGCTATCATGCAACACGCTAA
- the dkgB gene encoding 2,5-didehydrogluconate reductase DkgB — protein sequence MQIPQLGAGTFRLKGDEAVQSVAMALEAGYRHIDTAQIYGNEQEVGQAVSASGIAREELFITTKVWMDKLSDEQFLPSVKQSLQDLNTDYVDLLLIHWPLADDSVAMGDYLRSLKQAQDQGLTRHIGVSNFTVAQMKQAIEILGEGVLYTNQVEVHPYLQNKAVVEFCRAHDIIVTGYMPFAYGDVLKDDVIVEIAQQHQATPAQVVLAWMAANDFVTIPSSTKRANIDSNLGYVNVSLSEQDMARIATLDRNHRLANPGFAPQWD from the coding sequence ATGCAAATTCCTCAGCTTGGCGCAGGTACATTCCGTCTGAAAGGCGATGAAGCGGTTCAGTCGGTTGCGATGGCACTTGAGGCGGGTTATCGCCACATTGATACCGCGCAGATTTACGGCAACGAACAAGAAGTTGGCCAGGCGGTAAGTGCGAGTGGTATCGCGCGTGAAGAGCTGTTCATCACCACTAAAGTGTGGATGGATAAACTCTCGGACGAGCAGTTTTTGCCGAGCGTGAAACAGAGCCTGCAGGACTTAAACACAGATTATGTTGATCTGTTGCTGATTCACTGGCCGCTGGCAGATGACAGCGTAGCGATGGGTGATTACCTGCGCAGCCTGAAACAGGCGCAGGATCAGGGTCTGACCCGTCACATCGGCGTGTCGAACTTTACTGTAGCACAGATGAAACAGGCGATTGAAATTCTGGGCGAGGGCGTTTTGTACACCAACCAGGTGGAAGTACACCCTTACCTGCAAAACAAGGCTGTGGTTGAGTTCTGCCGCGCGCACGACATCATTGTGACGGGTTATATGCCGTTTGCTTACGGCGATGTACTGAAAGATGACGTGATCGTTGAGATTGCGCAGCAGCATCAGGCAACACCGGCTCAGGTGGTTCTGGCCTGGATGGCGGCGAACGACTTTGTCACCATTCCGTCGTCAACCAAACGTGCCAATATCGATAGCAACCTGGGTTACGTCAATGTCTCGCTGAGTGAGCAGGATATGGCGCGCATTGCGACTCTGGATCGTAATCATCGCCTGGCTAACCCGGGCTTTGCTCCCCAGTGGGACTGA
- a CDS encoding alkaline phosphatase family protein translates to MSNKVILVVLDGLNLQVARQCMGYLHGLIEQQRATLYSLQCELPSLSRPLYECLLTGVTPVESGIVSNQTVRRSQFESVFSLATQQGKTTAAAAYHWVSELYNRAPYDAVRDRFTHDAELNIQHGCFYHWDHYPDEALFLDGETLRRTHHPDFLLIHPMNIDDCGHRYGLNSPQYRNSARHADVLLSHFVPAWLADGYQVMVTSDHGMNDDCTHGGTLEEERAVPLFVIGERFSHQSQVALHQTDICGTVCELLRLNHDKPYAPEVLAL, encoded by the coding sequence ATGAGCAATAAGGTTATCCTTGTTGTTCTCGATGGACTCAATCTTCAGGTAGCCCGTCAGTGCATGGGCTACCTGCACGGTTTGATTGAGCAGCAAAGAGCAACACTCTACTCCCTGCAGTGCGAACTGCCTTCTCTGTCCCGTCCGCTGTACGAGTGCCTGCTGACCGGCGTCACGCCGGTTGAAAGCGGCATTGTCAGTAACCAGACAGTGCGCCGCTCTCAGTTTGAATCTGTGTTCAGCCTCGCCACGCAGCAGGGCAAAACCACGGCTGCCGCGGCTTATCACTGGGTCAGCGAACTGTACAACCGCGCGCCTTATGATGCGGTGCGCGATCGCTTTACCCACGATGCAGAACTCAACATTCAGCACGGCTGCTTTTATCACTGGGATCACTACCCGGATGAAGCCCTGTTTCTTGATGGCGAAACGCTGCGCCGGACGCATCATCCGGACTTTCTGCTGATTCATCCGATGAACATTGATGACTGCGGCCACCGCTACGGACTCAACTCGCCCCAATACCGCAACAGCGCCCGTCATGCCGATGTACTGCTGTCGCATTTTGTGCCGGCCTGGCTGGCCGACGGTTACCAGGTAATGGTCACCAGTGACCACGGCATGAACGACGATTGCACGCACGGCGGCACGCTGGAAGAAGAACGCGCGGTACCCCTGTTTGTGATTGGCGAGCGTTTCTCCCATCAGTCACAGGTTGCGCTGCATCAGACTGACATCTGCGGCACCGTGTGCGAGCTGCTGCGTCTTAACCACGACAAGCCTTACGCGCCTGAGGTATTAGCGCTATGA
- a CDS encoding rhodanese-like domain-containing protein, with the protein MFGVNWKAAGLALVLALPVGQALASERSEQAWRMIDNGALVIDVRTPQEYADGHLPDARNIPLSDVGTGFHDIDKQQPIVVYCRSGSRSAMAMDALKKQGFSNVHNGGGLNEMQETQMEMEPLN; encoded by the coding sequence ATGTTTGGAGTTAACTGGAAAGCGGCTGGTCTGGCGTTAGTGCTGGCTCTGCCTGTGGGTCAGGCTTTGGCGAGCGAGCGGTCTGAGCAGGCTTGGCGGATGATAGATAATGGCGCTTTGGTGATTGATGTGCGCACACCGCAAGAATACGCTGATGGTCACTTACCGGACGCACGAAATATTCCGCTCAGTGACGTTGGCACTGGCTTTCATGATATCGATAAACAGCAACCGATTGTGGTCTACTGTCGCAGCGGCAGCCGCTCAGCCATGGCGATGGACGCACTGAAAAAGCAGGGCTTTAGCAATGTGCACAACGGCGGCGGATTGAATGAGATGCAGGAAACACAGATGGAAATGGAGCCGTTGAATTAG
- a CDS encoding MFS transporter — protein sequence MPIALFALTLSAFAIGTTEFVIVGLLPTMATDLNVSLPSAGLLVSLYALGVAIGAPVLTALTGNWNRKRVLLAVMTLFVAGNLLAWQSPGYSTLIMARILTGLAHGVFFSIGSTIATGLVARDKAASAIAIMFTGLTVALVTGVPLGTYIGQHFGWQTTFLTVAMLGLIALIGSALLVPSTLPQAAKTSLAEQAKVLTQPRLLLVFAITALGYGGTFTAFTFIAPILHEVSGFATSTISILMLVYGVSVAFGNIWGGKLADKHGPTRALSLIFAGLSLVLLLLTFAAPNPVTAVIIMLIWGMFAFGNVPGLQVYVVKLAEHYTPNAVDVASGLNIAAFNIGIALGAWGGGRVVEQSGLMTTPWVGAIVVALALLLTRISQRLDKRQPQLADAL from the coding sequence ATGCCTATCGCTTTATTTGCGTTAACCCTCAGTGCGTTTGCCATCGGCACCACTGAATTTGTCATCGTCGGCCTGCTGCCGACCATGGCCACCGACCTCAACGTTTCTCTGCCCTCTGCCGGTTTACTGGTCAGCCTGTATGCGCTCGGCGTCGCCATCGGCGCGCCGGTCCTCACCGCTCTGACCGGCAACTGGAACCGCAAACGCGTGTTACTGGCGGTGATGACGCTGTTTGTCGCCGGTAATCTGCTTGCCTGGCAGTCACCCGGTTACAGCACCCTGATCATGGCGCGCATTCTGACCGGCCTGGCGCACGGCGTGTTCTTCTCTATCGGTTCCACCATAGCAACCGGACTGGTGGCGCGCGACAAAGCCGCCAGCGCGATTGCGATCATGTTTACCGGCCTGACCGTTGCCTTAGTGACCGGCGTGCCGCTCGGCACTTACATTGGTCAGCATTTTGGATGGCAGACCACTTTTTTAACAGTCGCTATGCTGGGCCTTATCGCCCTGATCGGCAGCGCCCTGCTGGTGCCGTCCACCCTGCCGCAAGCCGCTAAAACCTCATTGGCCGAACAAGCCAAAGTGCTGACCCAGCCCCGCCTGCTGCTGGTGTTTGCCATTACTGCACTCGGCTACGGCGGCACCTTCACTGCCTTTACCTTTATCGCGCCCATCCTGCATGAAGTGTCCGGTTTTGCCACCTCCACCATCAGTATTCTGATGCTGGTGTACGGCGTGTCGGTGGCGTTCGGCAATATCTGGGGTGGAAAACTGGCCGACAAACACGGACCAACCCGCGCGCTGAGCCTGATATTCGCTGGCCTGAGTCTGGTTTTGCTGCTGCTGACTTTTGCCGCGCCCAACCCGGTAACAGCGGTGATCATCATGCTTATCTGGGGCATGTTTGCCTTTGGTAATGTGCCCGGACTGCAGGTATACGTAGTGAAACTGGCTGAGCACTACACCCCCAACGCAGTAGATGTGGCATCGGGGCTCAATATCGCCGCCTTTAATATTGGTATCGCACTCGGTGCCTGGGGCGGCGGCCGGGTGGTCGAACAGTCCGGCCTGATGACCACGCCGTGGGTCGGTGCGATTGTGGTGGCATTGGCCCTGCTGCTGACCCGCATCAGCCAGCGCCTGGATAAGCGTCAGCCACAACTGGCCGACGCACTGTAA
- a CDS encoding ABC transporter permease — translation MQHANSVYHKSVVYGIVALMLVPILATLAYSLSSRWGATILPDGFTFNWYLQLLSDSRFLAAFGRSLLVCVAALALSTLLVLPAIFVVFYYFPKLDNVMNLLILLPFAVPPVVSSVGLLQLYADSSVQIVGTPWILIGTYFTIALPFMYRAIANSFTAINLRDLMDAAHLLGASTLQAFWHIVLPNVRKGLMASLFLSFSFLLGEFVFANILVGTRYETLQIYLYNMRQTSGHFTSALVMTYFLFIFICTWLASRIGAK, via the coding sequence ATGCAACACGCTAATTCTGTTTATCACAAAAGCGTGGTGTACGGCATTGTCGCCCTGATGCTGGTGCCGATCCTTGCCACGCTGGCTTACTCACTCTCTTCACGCTGGGGGGCGACCATTCTGCCCGATGGCTTTACCTTTAACTGGTACCTGCAGTTACTCAGCGACAGCCGGTTTCTCGCCGCTTTTGGTCGCTCACTGCTGGTGTGCGTCGCGGCGCTGGCGCTGAGCACTTTGTTGGTGCTGCCGGCGATTTTTGTGGTGTTTTACTATTTCCCTAAACTCGACAACGTGATGAACCTGCTGATCCTGCTGCCGTTTGCCGTGCCGCCGGTCGTCTCTTCAGTCGGTCTGCTGCAACTGTACGCCGACAGCAGCGTGCAGATTGTCGGCACGCCGTGGATTTTGATCGGCACCTATTTCACCATCGCGCTGCCGTTTATGTATCGCGCGATTGCCAACAGCTTCACGGCCATCAATCTGCGCGATCTGATGGACGCCGCGCATCTGCTCGGCGCGAGCACGTTGCAGGCGTTCTGGCATATCGTATTGCCCAACGTGCGCAAAGGGCTGATGGCGTCACTGTTTTTGTCGTTTTCATTCCTGCTCGGTGAGTTTGTGTTTGCCAATATTCTGGTCGGCACCCGCTATGAAACCTTGCAGATTTATCTCTACAACATGCGCCAGACCAGCGGCCATTTCACCTCAGCGTTAGTAATGACTTACTTCCTGTTTATCTTTATCTGTACCTGGCTGGCAAGCCGGATTGGAGCAAAATAA
- a CDS encoding DMT family transporter, giving the protein MTTRKPIDATALGIMVVFCFAMGLQQIALKATGDDIAPILQIGLRSAIAAVLVLAYVMIRGKKLRFADGNWKAGILVGTLFALEYLFLGAALHYTSAAHSVIFLYTSPIFSALILHFLVDTERLKVVQWAGILLAFSGIAVAFLWHGEGATEMQPNMLWGDFLALLGGVAWGLTTVLIRSSKLANVSSEQTLLYQLVMGALILLGAAVWSDQLTINPTPLALASVAFQTLIISFGGFLLWFWMLNTYIASRLGVLSFMTPLYGVVLGAWILGERIEAGFLYGSAMVIGGIVLVSGHGWLKQLLKRRRSELKPSLKAE; this is encoded by the coding sequence ATGACGACACGCAAACCAATCGACGCCACGGCGCTCGGCATCATGGTGGTGTTTTGCTTTGCCATGGGCTTACAACAAATTGCACTCAAAGCGACCGGCGATGATATTGCGCCGATCCTACAAATCGGCCTGCGCTCTGCCATCGCGGCGGTACTGGTGCTGGCCTATGTGATGATACGCGGCAAAAAACTGAGGTTTGCGGACGGTAACTGGAAAGCCGGTATCCTGGTCGGCACTCTGTTTGCGCTGGAATATCTGTTTCTGGGCGCGGCGCTGCATTATACCTCGGCCGCTCATTCGGTGATCTTTCTCTACACTTCCCCTATTTTTAGCGCTCTGATTCTGCATTTTCTCGTTGATACCGAGCGGCTCAAAGTGGTGCAATGGGCCGGGATTCTGCTTGCGTTTTCCGGCATTGCGGTGGCTTTTTTGTGGCACGGCGAAGGGGCAACAGAAATGCAGCCCAATATGCTGTGGGGCGATTTTCTGGCTCTGCTCGGTGGTGTGGCCTGGGGGCTGACTACGGTCCTGATCCGCAGCTCGAAACTGGCCAATGTCTCGTCCGAGCAAACCTTGTTGTACCAACTGGTGATGGGTGCGCTGATTTTGCTGGGTGCCGCGGTGTGGAGCGATCAGCTGACCATTAACCCGACACCGCTGGCGCTGGCCAGTGTTGCGTTTCAGACCCTGATTATCTCATTCGGCGGTTTCCTGCTCTGGTTCTGGATGCTCAATACCTATATTGCTTCGCGCCTTGGCGTATTGTCGTTCATGACGCCGCTGTATGGTGTAGTGCTCGGGGCCTGGATTCTGGGCGAGCGGATTGAAGCCGGATTCTTGTATGGTTCGGCGATGGTGATTGGCGGCATTGTGCTGGTCAGCGGTCATGGCTGGCTCAAGCAGTTGCTAAAACGGCGCCGCTCTGAGCTTAAACCCAGCCTGAAAGCGGAATAA
- a CDS encoding nucleotidyltransferase family protein, which yields MPSDIELLYLGQTEALLRNDSLRMRCLLTAQALNLPDWYLGAGFVRNAIWDHLHHKTEMTPLNDVDLVFFDPTDVSPEREQALQEQLIASMPEINWEVRNQARMHEKHGHAPYRSTAHGIAQWVEVPTCVGVRLEHDGRLTFCAPYGLRQKLVTDYCH from the coding sequence ATGCCAAGTGATATTGAACTTCTTTACCTGGGACAAACGGAAGCATTGCTGCGCAATGATTCGTTACGTATGCGCTGTCTGTTGACCGCTCAGGCGCTCAATTTACCGGACTGGTATCTGGGGGCGGGCTTTGTGCGCAACGCGATTTGGGATCACCTGCACCATAAAACCGAGATGACCCCGCTCAACGACGTCGATCTGGTCTTTTTTGATCCGACAGATGTCTCACCCGAGCGTGAACAGGCGCTGCAGGAACAACTCATCGCCAGCATGCCGGAAATCAACTGGGAAGTACGTAATCAGGCCCGTATGCATGAAAAGCACGGTCACGCACCTTATCGCAGCACCGCACACGGCATCGCCCAGTGGGTGGAAGTGCCAACTTGTGTCGGCGTGCGACTGGAACATGACGGCCGCCTGACCTTCTGCGCACCGTATGGCCTGCGCCAGAAACTGGTCACTGACTATTGCCATTAA
- a CDS encoding helix-turn-helix transcriptional regulator yields MSIPGKQIHFPPFSTELPAPLVFRSACMPADAAYPRHSHRWGEFVYSFSGVMEVKVGSRQYLTPSQYGLWLPPNVEHQGLNRYETCHGSLYVDESLCSAMPQQTCALEISPLVIALLEHLRQSLITPPYSEAEYRLLQVLAEQLTHATPIGSYLPTSGDPLLSKVLGWLEQDPASNEPLRVLAQRAHTTERTLMRRAQRELGISVSEWRQRLRVVNAMPMLQSGAKVENIAHDLGYASASAFIAMFRRLTGVTPDEYRKS; encoded by the coding sequence ATGAGCATTCCAGGCAAACAGATTCATTTCCCGCCGTTCAGTACCGAACTGCCGGCTCCGCTGGTGTTTCGCTCCGCCTGTATGCCCGCCGACGCCGCCTATCCGCGCCACAGCCATCGCTGGGGCGAGTTCGTTTATTCGTTCAGTGGCGTGATGGAAGTGAAAGTCGGCAGCCGTCAGTACCTGACGCCGTCACAATACGGTTTATGGCTGCCGCCCAATGTCGAGCATCAGGGCCTTAACCGCTATGAAACCTGCCATGGTTCATTGTATGTCGACGAAAGCCTGTGCAGCGCGATGCCACAGCAAACCTGCGCGCTGGAGATCAGCCCTCTGGTGATTGCCCTGCTGGAGCACCTGCGCCAGAGTTTAATCACCCCGCCCTACAGCGAAGCCGAATATCGCCTGCTGCAGGTTTTGGCTGAACAGCTGACGCACGCCACTCCGATTGGCAGCTACCTACCGACCTCCGGCGACCCGCTGCTGAGTAAAGTGCTCGGCTGGCTGGAACAGGATCCGGCCAGTAATGAGCCCCTGCGCGTGCTGGCCCAGCGCGCCCACACCACCGAGCGCACCCTGATGCGCCGCGCCCAACGCGAACTGGGGATTTCAGTTTCAGAATGGCGCCAGCGCCTGCGGGTGGTTAACGCGATGCCGATGCTGCAATCTGGCGCCAAAGTGGAAAATATCGCTCACGATCTCGGCTACGCCAGTGCATCAGCGTTTATCGCGATGTTCCGGCGGTTAACAGGGGTGACGCCGGATGAGTATCGGAAGAGTTAA
- a CDS encoding HAD family phosphatase, with protein MHFKAAIFDMDGLLLDTERVCIEIFEQACHAVGVPFLRDLYLTVIGRNAAGIEQALRAGYGPDLDYPALHEAWRQRYNAVVKHQPIPVKQGVIELLEWLKANKIPTAVATSTQREVAQIKLQLAGIDHYFDSYSTGCEVNNGKPDPEIYLLAADRLQVAPERCLAFEDSNNGVKSAVAARMITYQIPDLVEPSEEVLALGHHVRPSLDDVLDELKQRRG; from the coding sequence ATGCACTTTAAAGCCGCTATTTTTGATATGGACGGACTGCTGCTCGATACCGAGCGGGTCTGTATAGAGATTTTTGAACAAGCCTGTCACGCTGTAGGCGTACCCTTTCTGCGCGATCTGTACCTGACTGTTATTGGCCGGAATGCGGCCGGAATTGAGCAGGCATTACGCGCCGGCTACGGACCGGACCTCGATTATCCGGCCCTGCATGAAGCGTGGCGCCAGCGATACAACGCAGTGGTCAAACACCAGCCGATCCCGGTCAAACAAGGTGTGATTGAACTGCTCGAATGGCTGAAAGCCAATAAGATTCCGACCGCCGTCGCCACCTCAACCCAACGGGAAGTGGCACAGATTAAGCTGCAACTGGCCGGGATTGACCACTATTTCGATTCGTACTCGACCGGTTGTGAAGTGAACAACGGCAAACCGGATCCGGAAATATACCTGCTGGCGGCGGATCGCCTGCAAGTTGCACCAGAGCGCTGTCTGGCCTTTGAAGATTCCAATAACGGGGTTAAATCGGCGGTCGCAGCCAGGATGATCACCTACCAGATCCCCGATCTGGTCGAACCCAGTGAAGAGGTGCTGGCACTCGGACACCATGTCCGGCCGTCCCTTGACGATGTGCTGGATGAACTGAAACAGCGCCGCGGCTAA
- a CDS encoding ABC transporter substrate-binding protein, protein MKTLLNRSAMFTGATLLATTLAMPAFAEQGNIQSLIDAAKQEGAVYSVGMPDSWANWKGTWQDLNQHYGLKHQDTDMSSAQEIAKFAAEKNNATADIGDVGFAFARVAVQKGVTQAYKPTTWSDIPNWAKDKDGHWALAYTGTIAFISNNNLVENAPKSWSELLSGKYKVTVGDVGVAAQANNAVLAAAFANGGNESNLQPALDFFSKLAKQGRLSFTDPSLANLEKGEVEVAIMWDFNALNYRDQIDRSRFTVTIPQDGSVISGYTTIINKYAANPNAAKLAREYIFSDQGQINLAEGYARPIRTNISLPQSVQDKLLPNSAYQNVHPVTDFSAWEKSARKLPRQWQENVLIHQQ, encoded by the coding sequence ATGAAAACGTTACTGAACCGCTCGGCCATGTTCACCGGCGCCACTTTACTAGCCACCACACTTGCCATGCCTGCTTTCGCTGAGCAGGGCAACATCCAGTCGTTAATCGACGCCGCCAAGCAAGAAGGCGCGGTGTACAGTGTGGGTATGCCGGACAGCTGGGCCAATTGGAAAGGCACCTGGCAGGATCTGAATCAGCACTACGGCCTCAAGCATCAGGATACCGACATGAGCTCGGCGCAGGAAATCGCCAAGTTTGCCGCTGAGAAAAATAACGCCACGGCGGATATCGGTGATGTCGGCTTCGCGTTTGCCCGTGTTGCGGTGCAAAAAGGTGTGACTCAGGCGTACAAACCGACCACCTGGAGTGACATTCCGAACTGGGCCAAAGATAAAGACGGCCACTGGGCTCTGGCCTATACCGGCACCATCGCGTTTATCAGTAACAATAACCTGGTTGAGAATGCGCCAAAATCGTGGAGCGAACTGCTAAGCGGCAAGTACAAAGTCACCGTCGGTGACGTGGGTGTTGCGGCGCAGGCCAATAACGCCGTGCTGGCCGCTGCGTTTGCCAATGGCGGTAATGAAAGCAACCTCCAGCCTGCCCTGGACTTCTTCTCCAAGCTTGCCAAACAAGGCCGCCTGTCGTTTACCGACCCGAGTCTGGCTAACCTGGAAAAAGGCGAAGTGGAAGTGGCCATCATGTGGGATTTCAACGCCCTCAACTATCGTGACCAGATTGACCGCAGCCGCTTTACCGTCACCATTCCGCAGGACGGTTCCGTTATTTCCGGTTACACCACCATCATCAACAAATACGCAGCCAATCCAAACGCCGCGAAACTGGCACGCGAATACATCTTCAGCGACCAGGGCCAAATCAATCTGGCCGAAGGCTACGCCCGTCCGATTCGCACCAACATCAGCCTGCCGCAATCGGTTCAGGACAAGCTGCTGCCTAACTCCGCTTATCAGAACGTGCATCCGGTCACCGATTTCAGCGCATGGGAAAAATCCGCACGTAAACTGCCGCGTCAATGGCAGGAAAATGTTCTTATCCACCAGCAGTAA